Sequence from the [Bacteroides] pectinophilus genome:
ACTGCAGCATAAGTGAGTAGAGAAGGTCATTCAGCCTGTAGTGTTCGCCTTTTTTGATATTAAGCTGTACATCGGGCATAGAGGCAGCATACGAAGATACGGTAACAACATCATCCGGATTACCGAGCTCTAATGCAAGCAGGCATGTCATTATTTTGGTTGTGCTTGCATTGGGAGCTGCTTCATACCCATTTTTTTCAAACAACACGCGACCGCTGTCGGCATCAATGAGTGCGGCGTAACGTGCATATAACTGTGACAGGGCAGCCGGTGTGCGGGTTGCTGCAGCGTATATACGGTATTGGAACGGTATTGTAAATGACAGAAGAGCTGCCATAATTACTATGAGTAACCTTTTAATAACGGACATCGGACATAATTTCCAATCTGTAGCATTATTTAAAACTATGTGTAAATATTTTACTTTATGTACACAAAATATAAAATAATAATAAATTGAAGATAAATTTTGAAAAATTTGTCAATTTAGTGTTTAATTTCAAAAACAAATGTGTTATAATTTTAACAGTTTAAAGGTAAGACTTATTTCAAGGAGGTATATATTCATGAATCGTTTTATTCTTAATGAGACATCTTATCACGGAGCAGGCGCAATCAGCGCAATTCCAACAGAGACCAAGGGACGTGGATTAAAGAAGGCATTTGTATGTTCTGACCCTGACCTTGTTAAGTTCGGAGTAACGAAGAAGGTTCTTGACGAACTTGACAAAGCAGGTCTTGCATATGAATTGTATTCCAACATCAAGCCTAATCCGACAATTGAGAATGTGCAGTCAGGTGTAGAGGCTTATAAGAAGGCAGAAGCTGATTACATTATTGCAATTGGCGGTGGTTCATCAATGGATACAGCTAAGGCTGTCGGAATCATAATTGCCAACCCTGAGCACGCAGATGTAATAAGTCTTGAGGGTGCAGTTGATACTAAGAATAAGGCAGTGCCTATATTTGCAGTTCCGACAACAGCAGGTACAGCTGCAGAAGTTACAATCAACTATGTAATCACAGATACTCAGAAGAATCGTAAGATGGTATGTGTTGATCCACATGATATTCCTGTAGTTGCATTTATCGACCCTGACATGATGTCATCAATGCCTAAGGGACTTACAGCCGCAACAGGAATGGATGCACTTACACATGCAATTGAAGGCTACATAACAGCAGGAGCATGGGAACTCTCAGATATGTTCCATCTTAAGGCAATCGAGATTATCTCAAGATCACTCAGAGGTGCAGTTGCCAATACACCTGAAGGACGTGAAGGAATGGCTCTCGGTCAGTATGTGGCAGGTATGGGCTTCTCTAATGTAGGTCTTGGTATCGTTCATTCAATGGCACATCCGCTTGGTGCTCTCTATGATACACCTCATGGAATCGCCAATGCCATCATTCTTCCTACTGTAATGGAATATAATGCAGAAGCAACAGGTGAGAAGTATCGTGACATTGCTAAGGCAATGGGCGTTGAAGGAACAGAGAACATGACTCAGGAAGAATATCGTAAGGCAGCTGTCGATGCTGTAAGAAAGCTTGCTGAAGATGTTGGTATTCCTAAGAATCTTAAGGATATCGTTAAGAGAGAAGATATACCTTTCCTTGCACAGTCAGCATATGATGATGCATGCCGTCCTGGTAACCCTAAGGAGACAAGTGTTGCAGATATCACTAAGCTTTACGAGTCACTTATCTGATGTGCATCTGATAATAATTGACTAATAAGATTAGCTGTGATACAATTAGGCACCATGCAGATGAGTCCTGCATGGTGCCTTTTTCAGAACATATTGGCGGTTCTGTAATTATAATCAGAGCGGCACTGCGGTGCTGCGTAATGGGAGATTAACATATGGCAACAGTAAAGCTTGGTAAGACGGGAATAGTTACGGATAAGAATGGTTTTGGTGCGCTTCCTATACAGCGTGTATCAGATGACGAAGCTGTAAGAATTCTTCAGAAGGCTTATGACGGCGGTGTTACATTCTTTGATACTGCAAGATTCTATACAGACAGTGAGCATAAGCTTGGACTTGCATTCAAGGGGATGCGCGACAAAGTTATTATTGCGACAAAGACAGCTGCAAAGAATGCAGATGAATTCCGGAAGGATATAAGAACAAGTCTTGATAATCTTCAGACAGATTATATCGACATATATCAGTTTCACAATCCGTCATTCTGCCCTAAGCCGGGAGATGGTACAGGTCTTTATGAGGCTATGCTTGAAGCAAAGCAGAATGGCATGATAAAGCATATCGGCATAACGAATCACCGCCTCAAGGTAGCTCATGAGGCAATTGATTCCGGTCTTTATGAGACATTGCAGTTTCCGTTCTGTTATCTTGCGTCGGATGAAGATATAGAACTTGTCACAAAATGCAAACAGGCAGATATGGGATTTATTGCAATGAAAGCGCTGTCAGGCGGTCTTATAACGGATTCAAGGGCTGCATATGCATTTGAAGCTGAGTTCGATAATGTTCTGCCGATATGGGGCGTCCAGAGAGAAAGTGAACTCGACGAGTTTCTTTCATATGTAACTAATCCACCTGCAATGACAGATGACATAAGAGCGTTGATTGATAATGACAGAAAGCAGCTTCAGGGAGATTTCTGCCGTGGCTGCGGATATTGCATGCCATGTCCGGCAGGAATAGAGATAAATAACTGTGCAAGAATGTCACTCCTTCTCAGACGTTCACCGTCAGAACTCCAGCTTACGCCGGAGGTGCAGGCAAAGATGATGAAGATAGAGGATTGTATGCACTGTGGCCACTGCAGGTCAATGTGCCCATATCATCTTGATACACCGGCACTGCTTGCAAAAAATCTTGAAGATTATAAAAATGTACTTTCTGGAAAAGTAAAAGTGTGTTGATATTTTTGGGGAAGTAGCATATAATATAAACATCAGGAAGTGCTTGATGATATGTTTCCTGGGGTGTTCGCCAACCCACTATTTTGAACCTACATTTATTGACAGGGATTCTTATATCTGTAATCTAATGTCAGGCCTCCGGTGACATAATTGTCACGGTGCGCATTAGCGCATCAGTCAGTGGAAGGCAGCGGATTGCATGCGGTTACCCACCTAGCTTTGCTAGGCGTCGAGATCGTGGGAAACGGCATTTTGGGAGCATTTTAAAAGAAGCTTGAGCCTTAGGGTTCGGGCTTCTTTTAGTATAGTGCATATTATGGCAGTCTGATGATTATATATATTTTATGTAATATATTTGGAAATGGGGGTATCAGATGCATACATCAGGATGGTTTCACGGAAAGAAACTTAAGCTTATAACCATGGCGGCAGTATTTGCGGCGCTTGTTGCAGTGTGTGTGCTGTTGTATTTTGTTATGTTTGCGGACAGGAAAGATAAGGGAATTACAAGAGCTGAGGCAGCCAAGCTTATAGCCGGTGCATGTGTTACGGATGATGAGATGGCAGCCTTTAATACATATGACGCTGCTTCCGGGTGGTATACGGGATATGTACAGTATGCTGTTAATAACGGATATATATCAAATGATAATCCAAATGGTTATGTTACTGAGAAGGACTTTAAAAGATTCGCTGCAAAGTGCGGTTCTGATGCAGAAGCTGTCGGAATAAGCCTTACAGGGAAAGACAATGCGGTAATTAAAAAGAATGACTTTGTAAATGCATACATACGACTTCTGAAATATATGCCTAACGGAAACAGTGTGACAAGTATAACCACAACAGTTGTAGGTACACCGTCCAATGTCGGCAACGCATCGGAATGGCAGGCATACACTGATGACGGTATAATGCATTTTGCAGGAATAGCCCTTGATTACGCTATCGACAGAAGTGCAACATTAATTGTACGTGGCAAAGAGATTCTGTGTGTGCAGAAGACGGAGGACAAGACTACTCTGCGCAATGCATGGGTGATATATGGAAACGGCAATACGCTGTCAGTATTTGTAGGCGGCGTAAAACGTGAATACAAAGTCAGTAAGCTGTCTCAGAATATTGACAATGTAATGGCCGATATTAATCTTGAACAGGGCAGGGTTACGGCAGTCAATACCAAGACGGACACGATAAGCGGCAAGGTTCTTTCTGCCGATAAGGATTACATAGAGATTGAAGGCTATGGCAAGGTGCCTCTTGATGATAGATACAGAATATACAGAACCTATGGAGAGCTTTCACTAAAAGATTATGGCGCACTCATAGTAGGTTATGACCTTTCGAATTTTATTGTGGCAGATGGGAAAATCTGCGGTGCAGCAATAACAAAGCCTCTTAATGCGGATAATGTAAGAGTACTCCTTAAGACGGACAATTTTGCTTCGCTCTATCATGCACGGGCAGAATTAACGTGCAGCAGTGCATTTACAATTGTATACGGAAGCAGGGAGGATTCTTCCGAGCGCCATGAAGCCGGCGATATAATAAATGCCGATGCATCATCGGTATATCTTACCAATGGCAGAATGAAGGTAGTTCCCGATAACGGCGGTAAGGTGATACTTAAGTCAGTCAGCCGTGCCTATGGCAATCCCGAGTACGACGGAACAATCGAGATATCCTCCGAGGAAGGCGGACTTGTAATCATTAATGAAGTTCCGATTGAACAGTATCTTAAAAGGGTTGTCCCGAGTGAGATGCCTGTAAGTTACGGAACAGAAGCGCTCAAGGTTCAGGCTGTATGTGCAAGAAGCTATGTATACAGGGAGCTTGATAATAATAATTATGTGTCACTTGGAGCACATCTTGATGACAGTACACTATATCAGGTATACAACAACGTGACTGACAGTGCTGCATCCAACGAAGCAATAGAGCAGACTGAGGGTGAGATACTTACATATAATGATGAACCTGTCCAGACCTATTATTATTCAACCTCATGTGGTGTAACAACGGATGTAAGCCTTTGGGGAAGCGAGCCGGATGATTATCCATACTTTGTATCGCAGGCGGTCGGAAGTGAGCCTGTGAATATGGATCTTACGGTTGAGGATAACTTCAGGGCATTTATCAAGAACACAAAATATAAGGATTATGACAGACGTTCAGAACTGTACAGATGGGAGCTTAATGTAACAGCCAAAGAACTTTCGGACAGCTTCAACAGCAAGCTTGCAGGAAGAATAGCCGCTTATCCGGATAAGATTCTTGTGCGCAGTGATTCGGGAGATTACATAAAGAAAAGCATATCAACGGTAGGTACAATCAACAATATAACAGTTGAGAAGCGTGTGGCAGGCGGAGCTGTCGTATCAGTGATAGTTGCGGGAAGCAATGCAACAGTAAGAATATCAGGCGAGAATAATATCAGATATATGTTCGGTGTTGCTGACGTTCCGCTTGTGACTGCTGAAGGAAACTTCAGGAATATGTCAAATCTTCCAAGCGCATTCTGTATATTTGAGCCTGCGGACAACGGTGCAGGCTTTAAGATAACAGGCGGAGGCTACGGACACGGAATTGGAATGAGCCAGAATGCAGTCTATATGATGGTAAACAGTGCTATGAGCTATTCGGATGTACTGGAATTCTTCTATCCGGGTACGAAGCTTAAGACAGCGGAATAGTGTATTAAACTAATATGTGCAAAGAAAGAGGCAGATATGTGGAATGTAAAGTATTCCATATGTCTGTTTTTTGCATATATTGTAGCAATAATTGGCATAAACTGTGCACTGCATGTCCACTTGGGAACGGAAAAGTACCACTTGGGAAAAACGTATTGTAAAAATGTCATAATAATTATATATTATTGGCGAAGGTAATAAATATGGTCTGGCCGGCAAAATCTATTTTTACCTCAAAAATTAAAATACAAATATAGAGGAGAATGACAGTATGAAAATTAGAAAATTAATTTTAAATACTTTATTTTGTTGTGCTATTACATTGTTGAGCATGTTTGTTACGGTCAGTGCATATGCCAGAGATAATTCAGATTACATTGATAGTGCAGCGGAAGAGTATGTTGCAGAAAATGGTATTACATATCAGGTTATTAATGATTCTTTTTCGGCAAAAGGCGAAATAAAAAATTATATTGTCCGTGTGGACTATTCATCATTTGATACGGCAGCAATCTGTCTCGTAAGGACAGGCAAGTCAGATGCAGAAATGACTGTAACCGATTCTTCAGGAAATAAAGTTGCAAGTCTCACATCAAATTCAACATATGCCAGAAGTTGGAAATTTGTAGACAAACCAACTGACGCAGCATTTGAAGACTATACGATTATGGTCAAATCTACAACATACAACTCAACTCAGAATAGTTTCAGAATATGTATCGGAAATAAAGCAGATACAGAGACGATGCTTAGCGGTAAAGAGAATGCGGTATGGCTTAACAGATATACAGAAAGCAGTCGAAATATGTTTATGACACATTATACACCAAATACAGGGGAAAGCTGGTACAGATTTACGGCTGGAGGCGATACTGTAATTACACTCATGTCGCATCATCCGCAGGTGAGATTTAAGTTAATTGAGAGTGGAGATTCTGATAATACTTATTATAACTCTATTAAGGATAATACTGCTCATAGAAGGAAATTCTGCTTATCTTATGGTTATGCAGAAAAGAAAAAAATCACATTAAAATCAGGAACAGATTATTATATGGTTATATATACGCCTGATGCAATAAATGGTGGTGAATTCATTGATGATACAATGAACCTGTGCGTAGGCAAAGCTGCAATGGCCCCGGGTTCTGTTACTGTATATTCAGGAACAGGAATATATGTCAGACAATCAGATTATTCAGTACCTGTAGATATTAAGGTTGGAGATAAAGGTAACAAAATTCCTTTGACAGCTGTAGCAGAAAGTGTCAGCCTGAAAACAACAACATCAGGAATCAGATTATCAATGATAGGTGGCTGGCGTGTAAAGGCACCGGATACAAATGCATGGAGAACTTCAACATCATCAAGATCATCAATTGATATGGGATATGTAAAAGATTCAACCGGAAATCATAATGTAAATGGAACCTGGCAGATTAGTGTGAAAGCATCCTCATCATCATTCAGTTTTATTCCGGGTATGACGATATACTATTATTATGAGCTGGGAGATTAAAAAAGTAATGTTATAACAAATACCTCTATGCATGGATATGATATCCGTGCATAGAGGAGAATTACGAGGTGGCAGATATGCAGATTAACAGGGTAAAGAATAGCAGTGAAGAGAACCAGTACATGATATCGGAAAATTATAGTAGAACAACATATACAGATATATATAATACAAATGTGGGCAAGGAAGATGCCGGTGTTGACACACTGGAATTATCAGGTGATGATAATACACCTATTATATCTGATAATTACAGCAATGCTTCAAAAAGTGTAATTTCTGAGGCTAAAGTGAGAAATTTTCTATGTGAAGAAGACACTAAAATTATATATTTAATGGATGCTTACAGCAGGAACGAGGTTACTGAAACAGATGTGAAAAACTGTATGTATTCAGAATTCTATAACATAAAAAGTTTCTACAGCAATCCGGATTATTTAAAGGATCATGAATGTAAGACAGATTCACAGATATTAGGCAGAGTGTATGAGCGCATGCAAAAGTACAATGCAGTTTTTATGGCACAGACATGTATGCTTGAAGGAGATAAGCTAGCAGAGATGTATGGGCTTGGAGATAATAAGAGGAACGTCTATTATGACTCATATTACTATAACAGATGCCAGGAGACAAGGCGGCTGTTGCGCGAAACTGCTGATGAGATAGCAGAGCAGTTTGGAATCAAAAGTCCTGATTATGACGATATAGAAAAGAACAGTCCGCTTGTCCTTGATGGCGGGCTTGATTTTAACAGCTGCTGGAATCATCAGGCAGTAAATCGTTCGATATGCATACTCAATCCTGACTGGTCAATAAAGCCGGGAGATAACTTCACATTTTTTTATAGCAGATATGCAAGTAAGCTGACAGATAATCTGAGTCCGCTTGAAAGCCAGAAAGGCATATGCATCATAGGGTATAATGGGAACACATGGACAATCGGTGTGCCATTTAATGATTCAACATCGCTCGGACCTCTGGCAGATAATTTTAACGTGAAAGAACTGATGCTAAGGACAGGCACTGCAATTGATGCGACACTTCTTGCGTATCTTGATAATTTTAACGTGCATACCAGGGCATTCAGTTTTGAAAAGGAGATGAGCGGAAATATGTTTACACTCTGAATGGCATAAATCTGCTTTTCAGTGCTTAATACGCTGGGCTGACACATAATCATGGCTGATGAGAGAATTGAATTCAGCTCCGAAGAAAAGAATCATCATGCATGAGTAAAGCCATACCAGCGCAAGGATAAGTGTTCCAAGACCGCCAAACATAGCAGTATAGGTGTTGTTATTAACATATACAGCATATATGAGCGAGAAGCCATACCAGCCGACAGATGATATAACAGCACCCGGAAGCTGTGCAAACAGCGGCAGACGCCTGCTTGGAATAAATTTAAACATAAAAAGGAATGCAAGTGTAAGCAGTACCGGAAAGAACAGCCACTTAATGTCTATTACTGCTTCTATGATAATCGCAAGATAAGGAAAATATCTTGATGTAAATCCAAGCAGCTTATTACCGAATACGACAAATATAAGCAGTGCGGCAATTATTATTATAAATAAGAGTGTCTGGACAGACGAAATAGACCTTCTTACGATAAAATTACGGTCTTCAGCTATGCCATGTATTGCATTAAAGCCTTTCATAAGGGACATAAATCCGCGTCCGGCAGCCCAGAGTGTCACTATTGCCGAAAAACCAGTGAAAGATATCGAAGAAGAATTGTACAGACCTCCGACAAAGGATACTGCAGCTTCCTTAAAATATGCCGGAATGATATCATTAAGAACCTGCATGAGGACATCATATTCCAGCGGCAGATAATGAATCAGCGACAAAAGCAGCGTGATAAACGGAAAAAAACTGAGCAGTATAAAGTAACTTGACTGCGCAGCGTATCCCGGGAGATCATCATTTTTAATTTTATTGATTATCTGAAATGGTTTTAATTTTACTTTCATAACTATAGTATTATATGTCATGATTCCTGTGTTGGCAATCAGAAAAATTTTTCACTGCGCGTATAACAGATATTTTACTGCACATATAACTATTGAGACTGCATAAAGGTGA
This genomic interval carries:
- a CDS encoding aldo/keto reductase; the protein is MATVKLGKTGIVTDKNGFGALPIQRVSDDEAVRILQKAYDGGVTFFDTARFYTDSEHKLGLAFKGMRDKVIIATKTAAKNADEFRKDIRTSLDNLQTDYIDIYQFHNPSFCPKPGDGTGLYEAMLEAKQNGMIKHIGITNHRLKVAHEAIDSGLYETLQFPFCYLASDEDIELVTKCKQADMGFIAMKALSGGLITDSRAAYAFEAEFDNVLPIWGVQRESELDEFLSYVTNPPAMTDDIRALIDNDRKQLQGDFCRGCGYCMPCPAGIEINNCARMSLLLRRSPSELQLTPEVQAKMMKIEDCMHCGHCRSMCPYHLDTPALLAKNLEDYKNVLSGKVKVC
- a CDS encoding YihY/virulence factor BrkB family protein, with the translated sequence MTYNTIVMKVKLKPFQIINKIKNDDLPGYAAQSSYFILLSFFPFITLLLSLIHYLPLEYDVLMQVLNDIIPAYFKEAAVSFVGGLYNSSSISFTGFSAIVTLWAAGRGFMSLMKGFNAIHGIAEDRNFIVRRSISSVQTLLFIIIIAALLIFVVFGNKLLGFTSRYFPYLAIIIEAVIDIKWLFFPVLLTLAFLFMFKFIPSRRLPLFAQLPGAVISSVGWYGFSLIYAVYVNNNTYTAMFGGLGTLILALVWLYSCMMILFFGAEFNSLISHDYVSAQRIKH
- the fucO gene encoding lactaldehyde reductase, which encodes MNRFILNETSYHGAGAISAIPTETKGRGLKKAFVCSDPDLVKFGVTKKVLDELDKAGLAYELYSNIKPNPTIENVQSGVEAYKKAEADYIIAIGGGSSMDTAKAVGIIIANPEHADVISLEGAVDTKNKAVPIFAVPTTAGTAAEVTINYVITDTQKNRKMVCVDPHDIPVVAFIDPDMMSSMPKGLTAATGMDALTHAIEGYITAGAWELSDMFHLKAIEIISRSLRGAVANTPEGREGMALGQYVAGMGFSNVGLGIVHSMAHPLGALYDTPHGIANAIILPTVMEYNAEATGEKYRDIAKAMGVEGTENMTQEEYRKAAVDAVRKLAEDVGIPKNLKDIVKREDIPFLAQSAYDDACRPGNPKETSVADITKLYESLI
- a CDS encoding SpoIID/LytB domain-containing protein; translation: MHTSGWFHGKKLKLITMAAVFAALVAVCVLLYFVMFADRKDKGITRAEAAKLIAGACVTDDEMAAFNTYDAASGWYTGYVQYAVNNGYISNDNPNGYVTEKDFKRFAAKCGSDAEAVGISLTGKDNAVIKKNDFVNAYIRLLKYMPNGNSVTSITTTVVGTPSNVGNASEWQAYTDDGIMHFAGIALDYAIDRSATLIVRGKEILCVQKTEDKTTLRNAWVIYGNGNTLSVFVGGVKREYKVSKLSQNIDNVMADINLEQGRVTAVNTKTDTISGKVLSADKDYIEIEGYGKVPLDDRYRIYRTYGELSLKDYGALIVGYDLSNFIVADGKICGAAITKPLNADNVRVLLKTDNFASLYHARAELTCSSAFTIVYGSREDSSERHEAGDIINADASSVYLTNGRMKVVPDNGGKVILKSVSRAYGNPEYDGTIEISSEEGGLVIINEVPIEQYLKRVVPSEMPVSYGTEALKVQAVCARSYVYRELDNNNYVSLGAHLDDSTLYQVYNNVTDSAASNEAIEQTEGEILTYNDEPVQTYYYSTSCGVTTDVSLWGSEPDDYPYFVSQAVGSEPVNMDLTVEDNFRAFIKNTKYKDYDRRSELYRWELNVTAKELSDSFNSKLAGRIAAYPDKILVRSDSGDYIKKSISTVGTINNITVEKRVAGGAVVSVIVAGSNATVRISGENNIRYMFGVADVPLVTAEGNFRNMSNLPSAFCIFEPADNGAGFKITGGGYGHGIGMSQNAVYMMVNSAMSYSDVLEFFYPGTKLKTAE